The genomic window GTAAAACTACAACACAATATTCTTGCAGGTCTTCCAGGAGCTGAAGAAGCGTATTCTGTTGAAGATTTTCTGGTTACTTTAAGTGGTTATAACGGAATTGACCGCAATCGTTTGAAAGAAAATTTATTTCACTTTTTGAGAGAAATTATTCCTGTTGCCGAAAGCAAAAACGTATTGATGGCAATTCATCCTGATGATCCTCCTTATCCTATTTTAGGATTACCAAGAGTAGTGAGTACAGAAGAAGATTTGATTGATTTAATGGGAGCAATTGATTCTAAATCAAACGGATTCACGATGTGTACAGGATCTTATGGTGTAAGAGCTGACAACGATTTACCAGGAATGGTAGAACGTCACGGTGATAAAATGAATTTCATTCATTTGAGAAGTACCCAAAGAGATGCAGAAGGAAGTTTTTATGAAGCCAATCATTTGGAAGGCGATGCTAACATGTATGAAGTAGTAAAAGCGATTCTTGCAGTTGAAAAGAAAAACAACAGCAATTTACCAATGCGCCCTGATCACGGGCATCAAATGTTAGACGATTTAAAGAAAAAAACAAATCCTGGCTATTCTGGAATTGGTCGTTTGCGTGGTCTAGCTGAATTGAGAGGATTAGAAATGGGAATAAAAAGAAGTTTATTTTAAATCAATAAATAGTTATAAATTACACCAAAAATTAGTCAAAGGATAGTCTTTTTCTAACCAACATTAAAAAAAACCGAATAAATGGACAAAACAAAACAATCGATGGGGAATTACCGCTGGTCAATCTGTGGTTTACTCTTTTTTGCAACTACTATCAACTACTTGGACAGACAAGTACTTTCTTTGACTTGGAGTGATTTTATCGCACCAGAATTTCACTGGACGAATAATGATTATGGAAATATCACCGCTTTATTTTCTATTTTCTATGCAGTATCGTTATTATTTGCAGGGAAGTTTGTAGATTTTATGGATACCAAAAAAGGGTTTCTTTGGGCTATTGGAGTTTGGTCTATTGGAGCTTGTTTACACGCTTTTGCAGGAATCGCAACATCAGGATGGATAACTGGAAACTGGTTTGTAGGTTTTGAAGGGGCAAAAGAAGCTATTCACACTGTCGAGGATACCGCTTTGGTAATTAATGTGAGTGTAACTTTATTCATATTTGCTCGTTTTGTTTTGGCAGTTGGAGAGGCAGGAAATTTTCCAGCAGCGATTAAAACCACAGCAGAGTATTTTCCTAAAAAAGACAGAGCTTTCTCTACTAGTATTTTTAATGCAGGAGCAACAGTTGGAGCATTAGCAGCACCAATCACAATTCCTTTTATTGCAGAAGCTTTTGGTTGGGAAATGGCTTTTATCATTATCGGAGCTTTAGGTTTTGTTTGGATGGGATTTTGGATTTTTATGTATGACAAACCAGAAAGACATCCAAGAGTCAATGCGGCTGAATTAGAGTACATCCAACAAGATGATATTGCTGATAGCAAATTAGTAGGCTATGTTCCAGAAACAGCTACGAAAGTAACATTCAAAGAATGTTTCAGATACAAACAAACGTGGGCATTTGCTTTTGGTAAGTTCATGACTGATGGCGTTTGGTGGTTTTTCTTATTCTGGACTCCAGCTTATTTAAAATCGGTTTATGGTATGGATTCTACACAAGCAGCTTTCCCTTTATTTGTTCTTTACATGATTACTTTACTTTCTATCATTGGAGGTTGGTTGCCTACTTATTTTGTTGATAAAAAAGGCATGAATCCTTATGAAGGAAGAATGAGAGCGATGTTAATTTTTGCATTTTTTCCATTATTGGCATTAGTAGCACAACCTTTAGGATATATTAGTTATTGGGTACCCGTAATTATTATTGGTATTGCTGGAGCGGCTCATCAGGCTTGGTCTGCTAATATCTTTACTACTGTTGGAGATATGTTTCCTAAAAAAGCCATTGCAACCATTACAGGAATTGGAGGTTTAGCAGGAGGTTTAGGCTCTACTTTAATCAATAAAGGTTCTGGAGTATTGTTTGATTTCACGCATAGAAATTGGACTACTGTAGATGGTCAACCATTTTTAGAAAAATTTCCACAATATGTAACAGAGCCAATACCAGAAACTTTTTTTGCAGAATTAAAGAAAACAGGAGTGGTAATTTCTGATGGTATTGATACAGGATATATGATCATTTTCTCAATCTGTGCCGTTTGTTATTTGATAGGATGGGCAGTAATGAAGTCATTAGTACCTAAATATGCTCCAATTACAGATTTGTAGTTTTATCATTTTTAATATATTTAATAACCCCGAAGTTGTTGCTTCGGGGTTATTTTTTGGAAAAACATTACTTATTGTATGTTAAACAACTTAACAAAAATTTTAAAATCAGAAACAATATTCGTTTTCCATAACTAATTTATTGGTAATCATTTCTCTTAATCCAATAATGTTAGGCATATTAGTGTATTTTGTAAAACGACGTAAACCCATCAGCATCATGCGTTGTTCATCGCCTACGGCAAAAGATATAATACTTTCTTTTCCTTTTTGAGTAATTACATCAACAGCTTTGTATAGATACAATTTTGCCATAGCAATTTGCTCTTGAGCTTTTTCTTCGCCAACTTTTTTAGCTAATTTTTCAGTTCTCAAAACGGTTGATTCAGCCATATAAATTTCGATCAAAATATCAGCAGCAGCCATCAATAATTGTTGGTGACCTTCTAAATCGGGACCATATTTTTGAACAGCACCACCAGCAACCATAAGAAATGCTTTTTTGAGTTTGGCTATCATTTCTTTTTCTTCGGCAAACAATTCTGAATAATCAGGTGTGTCAAAAGACGGAATACCCATTAATTCTTCTTGAACTTTAGAGGCCGGTCCTAATAAATCGACGTGACCTTTCATTGCTTTTTTAATCAACATTCCTACGGATAGCATTCGGTTGATTTCGTTTGTGCCTTCATAAATTCGGGCAATTCTCGCATCACGCCAAGCACTTTCCATTGGTGTGTCTTCTGAAAATCCCATTCCACCAAAAATTTGAATGCCTTCGTCAGCACAATTCTGAACATCTTCGGAAACAGCCACTTTCAAAATAGAACATTCTATGGCAAATTCTTCCACACCTTTCAATTCTGATTCCTGATGCGATACACCTTCCGATTCTCTGATTGCTATTCTATCTTCAATATCTTTAGCTGCTCTGTAAGTGGCGCTTTCACCAGCATAACAAGAAGTTGCCATTTCGGCTAATTTTAATCGAATAGCTCCAAACTGGGCAATAGGAGTATTAAATTGTATTCTCTCATTAGCATATTTTACAGATCCAGCAATCACTCGGCGTTGCGCATCAATACAGGCTGCTGCCAATTTGATTCGCCCCACATTTAGGGCATTCATAGCAATTTTGAAGCCGTTTCCTCTTTCAGAGAGCATATTTTCGACAGGAATTTTAGTGTCTGCAAAAAATACCTGACGAGTAGAAGAGGCACGAATTCCGAGTTTGTGTTCTTCTTCGCCAAACGAAATTCCGTTGCCTTCAGTGTTTTCCAATATAAATCCAGTGATATTATTGTCGTCTTCAATTCGGGCAAAAACGATAAATAAAGAACAAAATCCAGCATTGGAAATCCACATTTTTTGTCCTGTGATTTTATAATGCGTTCCATCTTCGGATAAAACTGCTTTGGTTTTTCCTGAATTGGCATCACTTCCAGCACCTGGTTCGGTCAAACAATATGCTCCAAACCATTCGCCAGAAGCTAGTTTAGGAACATATTTTTGCTTTTGCTCTTCAGTTCCATATAGCGTAATTGGCATGGTTCCTATTCCAGTATGTGCTCCAAAGGCGGTAGAAAACGATCCCGTAGCTCCCGAAATATAATCGCAAACTAAAACGGTATCTACAAATCCCATTCCCATTCCGCCATAAGCCTCCGGAACAGAAATACTCAAAAAGCCTAAATCGCCCGCTTTTTTCATACATTCTTCGGTAAAGGCGTAATCCTTGTTTTCGAAACGGTTTTTGTTAGGCCAAATTTCTTTGTCCACAAATTCTTTTACCGTATCACGCATCATAATTTGCTCATCGTTAAAATCTTCGGGAGTGAAGATGTTTTCGCATTTTGTTTCTTTTACGATGAATTGACCACCGCGAGTTGTATCGTTCATAACTTTTAGATTTTGAGGTTTTTTAGATAATAGAGTATAGAAAAAAGAGTAAAGAATAGAAAAAATAGAATCTAGATTTAGGATTTATTTAATCCATTTTGGAAACCCATAGTCATTCTTTGAAATTCTTCTATTTTTTTTTCTAATAGGTTAACTGTTTGTTCGTTTATATATTTTCGATGTTTTGCTACTATTAATTGGGTGTTTAGTTCAAATGAAGAACCTAAAGAAATATCTAAAAAATGACTTAAAGATTTATCCGTTCTCGAAGAGCCTTCCGCAAAATTACTAGGAATAGAAACTGAACATCGACTTAATTGAGAACTTAAATCATACCTCTCGTGTTTTGGAAAGTCTAATAAGATGTCCGAAATGTCATTTGCTATTTCTATTCCAAGTTGCTAAATTTTTAAGTTGTTATAATTATGACGCATAATCTTTTTTATTTCAGTCTATATTCTTTGTTCTCTTCTCTATTTTCTTCTACAATAATTCATAAATACCCGCTGTTCCTTGTCCTGTTCCCACGCACATACTTACAATTCCGTATTTGTTTCCACGACGTTTCATTTCGTCGAATAATTGTACAGACAATTTTGTACCCGTGCAACCTAAAGGATGCCCTAATGCGATTGCTCCTCCATTGACGTTTACAATATCAGGGTTTAATCCCAATTCACGGATTACGGCCAATGATTGTGAAGCAAATGCTTCGTTTAGTTCGATTAAATCAATGTCTTTCAATTCTAATCCCGCTTGTTTTAATGCTTTTGGAATGGCTTTTACTGGACCTATTCCCATGATTCTGGGTTCAACTCCAGCAGATGCAAAACCAACCAAACGGGCAATAGGAGTGAGGTTTAATTCTTTGACGATATCTTCACTCATAATCAAAACAAAAGCCGCTCCATCGCTCATTTGCGAAGCATTTCCAGCAGTTACGCTTCCATCAGCAGCAAATACAGGTTTCAAATTGGCTAATGCCTCTATAGAAGTTCCTGCTCTTGGCCCTTCGTCTTTGTTGACAGTGTATGATTTGGTTTCTTTTTTTCCGTTTTCATTGATAAAAGTCTGCTCCACAGTTATTGGAACAATTTGTGAATCGAATTTGCCTTCGGCTTGAGCTTTCAAAGCTTTGATATGGGAATTGTAAGCAAAAGCATCCTGATCTTCTCTCGAAATATTGAATTGTTTGGCAACGGCTTCTGCTGTAAGTCCCATTCCCCAGTAATAATCTTCGTTTCCTGCTTTGGCAGAAGCATAATCAGGCGATGGTTTGTAGCCACCCATTGGAATAAAACTCATACTTTCGGCTCCACCCGCAATGATGCAATCCGCCATTCCCGATTGGATTTTGGCAGTTGCCATCCCGATCGTTTCTATTCCAGAAGCGCAATATCTGTTGATGGTTACACCCGGAACATCAGTTACTTTTAATCCCATTAAGGAAATTAATCGTCCAACATTTAATCCTTGTTCGGCTTCTGGCATCGCATTTCCAACCATTACGTCGTCAATGCGTGTTTTGTCGAAATCAGGCAATTCATTCATCATGAATTCGATGGTTTCTGCCGCCAATTCGTCTGGGCGTTTGAAACGGAATACTCCTTTTGGGGCTTTGCCAACGGCGGTGCGGTAGGCTTTTACTATATAGGCTGTTTTCATTTGTTTTGTTTTTTAAGACCATAGACGGATAGATAATAGATGATAGACTTTTACTTGTTACGGATTTTGTCTATCATCTATCCGTCTTTTATCTAATTTCTTAATGGTTTCCCTTTCGTTAACATAAATTGAATACGTTCTAAAGTCTTACGTTCCGTACAAAGCGACAAGAAAGCTTCTCTCTCAATATCCAATAAATATTGCTCGCTTACTAATGCGGATTCTGATAAATCGCCACCAGCCATTACATAAGCCAGTTTGTTGGCAATTTTCTTGTCGTGTTCCGAGATGTATTTTCCAGCCAGCATTTGGTCGGTTCCAACAAGGAACATTCCCAAGGCTTGTTTTCCCAAAACTTTAATGTCGTTTCTACGAATCGGTTGGGTGTAACCGGCTTCCGCCATTAGTAGAGCGTGCTTTTTGGCTTCCGCAATCTGACGGTCTTTGTTGACTACAACTATATCTTTTCCGTGTTGTAAAATACCCAAATCAAAGGCTTCGTGTGCTGAAGTTGAAACTTTAGCCATTGCGACAGTAAGGAAATATTCTTGCAGCACATTCAATTCCACATCGTTTTTTCGGAATAAATCCGAAGCTCTCAAGGTCATTTCTTTGGATCCACCACCACCAGGAATTACACCAACTCCAAATTCGACTAATCCAATATATGTTTCTGCGGCAGCAACCACTTTGTCGGCGTGCATACTCATTTCGCAACCACCGCCCAAAGTCATCCCGTGAGGCGCAACCACAACAGGAATTCCGGAATAACGCACCCGCATCATCGTGTCCTGAAACATTTTGATAGCCATATTCAATTCGTCGTATTCTTGTTCGACTGCCATCATAAATATCATTCCAATATTGGCACCAACAGAAAAATTGGCTCCTTGGTTTCCAATAACTAAACCTTGGTATGCTGCCTCAGATAAATCGATGGCTTTGTTAATGGCTTGTAAAACATCGCCACCAATAGTATTCATTTTGGATTGGAATTCTAAATTTAAAATTCCATCGCCTAAATCTTGGATAATCGCTCCGCTATTGCTCCATACTTTTTTGCTTTCACGAATGTTGTTCAGGATGATAAAAGCATCTTGTCCAGGAACTTTTTCCTGTGTTTTATTTGGAATGTTGTAATAATACGTAGCACCCTCTTTAATAGAATAAAAACTAGAAGTTCCAGAAGCTAACATATCAGTAACCCAAGTTGCTGGAGTTAAACCTTCTGCTTTCATTATTTCGATTCCGCTAGGGACACCAATGGCATCCCAAATTTCGAAAGGACCATTTTCCCAGCCGAAACCTGCCTTCATAGCATCGTCAATTTTGTATAATTCGTCCGAGATTTCGGGAACTCTATTGGAAACATAAGCGAACAATCCAGCAAAACTTTTTCTGTAAAAATCACCAGCTTTGTCTGTTCCTTTGACCAATACTTTGAAACGATCAATAGGTTTGTCGATGGTTTTTGTGAGTTCCAAAGTGGCAAATGAAGCTTTTTTGGCTGGACGATATTCTAGTGTATCTAAATCTAAAGAAAGAATATCGCTTCCTACTTTTTTGTAAAAACCTTGTCCTGTTTTACTTCCGAGCCATTTGTTTTCCATCATTTTTGTGATGAAATCTGGCAATTTGAATAGTTCGTGAGCTTCATCATTTGGACAATTTTCATAAATACCATTGGCAACGTGAACCAAAGTATCCAAACCAACAACATCGACCGTGCGGAAAGTCGCTGATTTAGGTCGTCCAATTACTGGACCAGTCAATTTATCGATTTCTTCAATCGTTAAACCTAATTCTTTAACCAAATGAAACAAACTTTGGATGCCAAAAATTCCGATTCGGTTTCCAATAAAGGCTGGAGTATCTTTGGCTACAACCGAAGTTTTACCCAAGAATTTCTCTCCATAGTTAGTTAGAAAATCCAATACTTCGGAAGAAGTTTGAGGACCAGGAATAATTTCGAATAATTTCAAGTAACGTGCAGGGTTGAAAAAGTGGGTTCCGCAGAAATGCTTTTGAAAATCTTCGCTTCGTCCTTCGCTCATAAAATGAATCGGAATTCCAGAGGTATTGGAAGTTACCAAAGTTCCAGGTTTGCGGTATTTCTCGATTTGCTCGAAAACCATTTTTTTGATATCCAAACGTTCTACAACCACCTCGACAATCCAATCGACATTGGCAATTTTTGCCATATCATCAGTTGTATTTCCAGTGGTGATTCGGCTTGCAAATTTTGGATGATAAATAGGGGAAGGTTTTGATTTTAAAGCATTTTGAAAATGTTCATTTACCAAGCGATTGCGAACAATTTTGCTTTCTAATGTTAATCCTTTTTTGACTTCGGCTTCAGTAAGTGAATTTGGAATAATATCCAAAAGCAATACTTCAACACCAATATTGGCAAAATGACAAGCAATTCCCGAACCCATAATTCCAGATCCAATTACTGCAACTTTTTTGATAGTTCGTTTCATTTTAATCGGTTTATAGTTTTACTTTAAATAGAATTAATCGTGCAAGATTTTGAATTAGCAGGATTAAAATATTTTTTTTTCGTTAATTAATTCATTAATTATTTCAGAAACTTCCATGAAATGTTGTAGTTTTTCTGCGGATACTTTTTGTTTTACGGCTTCATTAAATTTAAGCACAGTTTCTTTAGATTGCTCTCTTTTTTCTTTTCCAAAATCAGTTAAATAAATTAGAACACCACGTCCATCTAAAGGATTTTTTTTTCGGACAATTAATCCTTTTTCTTCCATTGATTTTAAAGTTCTGGTTAAACTCGTGGCTTCCATTCCCATTTTAGGACCTAATGTTGTTGAAGGTGTTCCATTTTCTTTATCCATACTTAATAATGCAAATCCTGTTGACATAGTAGCTCCATATTTAGATGCTTCTTCATTGTACATCCTAGAAACGGCTTGCCAAGTTGCACGTAAAATGTAATCTATAGTTTTGTCTTTCATTTTGGTTATGATTGTTGGTCATTTCAAATATAATAAAAAAAAAGCTATGCACGCATAATAAGAAGCTAATGTTTTTTAAATATTTCATAAAAAAAACTCTTCAAAAATGAAGAGTTTAGTAAATAGACAGAAAATTCAGTTATTGAATAGCTGTTTCATCATAAATTTTATGGAATAAATCGGTGTATTTTTCCATAACCACTTTTCGTTTTAGTTTTAAAGTTGGAGTAAGATGACCAGCGTTTATTGACCAAATATCTGGAGTTAATTCAAATCGTTTTATTTTTTCCCAGCTTCCAAATTTTTCGTTTATCGTATCAATTTCTTTTTTGATGCGCTCTTTTACTTTTGGATTGATGCTAATGGCTTCATTTGTAGTATCCATTTCAATCTTGTTCTTTTTTTGCCATTCTCTAACGAATTCAAAATTAGGTTGAATAAAAGCAGCGGGCATTTTTTGTCCATCACCAATAACCATAATTTGTTCGATAAAACGGGATTGTTTCATGGCATTTTCTAATAATTGAGGAGATATGTATTTTCCACCAGAAGTTTTAAACATTTCTTTTTTTCGATCTGTAATTTTAAGAAAGCCTTCGCTGTCAATTTCTCCAATATCACCTGTGTGAAAATAACCTCCTGCCAAAGCTTCATTAGTTAAAGTTTCATCTTTAAAATAACCGAGCATTATATTTGGTCCTTTGCAAAGGATTTCTCCATCTTCGGCAATTTTTACTTCTACATTATCAATTATTTTTCCAACAGTTCCTATTTTGAAACCAAAATTTCTAGTATCATTTACTGCAATTACTGGAGAAGTTTCTGTTAATCCGTAGCCTTCCATAACAGGTATTTCTGCTGCCGCAAAGACTCTGGCAAGCCTAGGCTGTAAGGCTGCACTTCCTGAAACCATTAAGTCCAAATTGCCTCCTAAACCTTCTCGCCATTTACTAAAAATGAGTTTTCGGGCTATTTTTAATTGCAACTCATACCAAAATCCATTAACTCTATAAGGTTCGTATTTTAGTCCCAAATCAACGGCCCAAAAAAACAGTTTTCTTTTTATCCCTGTTAATTCTAAACCTTTTGCATAGATTTTGTCATATACTTTTTCAATAAGTCTTGGTACACATGACATTACTGTAGGTTTTACTTCTTTTATATTGTCACTAATTTTTTCAATTGATTCTCCAAAATAAATCGAAACCCCATAATATTGATACAGATATACAATCATTCTTTCGAAAATATGACAAATGGGTAAGAAACTCATAGCACGACTTTTTCCTTTTTCGAATGGTATTCTTGAGGTGCAATCTAAAACATTGGATACAATGTTTTTGTGCGAAAGCATTACGCCTTTAGGTTTTCCTGTGGTTCCTGAAGTGTATATTATAGTCGCTAAATCTTCTGATTTTACGCTGTTTTTTCGTTCTTCTACTTGGTTTTGATTACTTTGATCTTCGCCAAGTAGTAGTAATTCTTTCCAATTTTGACAACCATCAATTTCATCAAATGAAAATACTCCTTTAAGATTGGGTAAATTTTGTTTGATTAAATTTACTTTATGCAGTACCTCATGATCTGAAACGATGCAGTAACAAGCACCAGAATGATTGAGAATATATTCATAATCATTTTCTGAGATGGTTGGATATATGGGTACTGTTTGAGCTCCAGTTTGCAAAACGCCAATATCTATAATATTCCACTCTGTTCTATTGTTAGTAGAAATTAAAGCGATTTTATCATCCTTTAAAATGCCCATTCGTAGCAATGCCCTCGAAACCGCATTAGCTTTAGCAATATATTCTTCGGTAGAAGTTTTTTGCCACGCACCATCGTACTTGGTAACCAAAGCATCAGGAATATTGTAATGCTTTAATTGATAATAAGGAAAATCAAATAGTCGGGTTATTTCGGTCATCTTGTAATAGTATTTATTAGATGCAAATTAGTGAAAAAAAATTAGTCGTGTGCTATCTGTAAAATTAAAATGAAAGAATATGTTGATACTAAACTTTTAGGCGTATTCAAATTTCACTGAATTGGTTAAAAATAAAAAGCACAATTCAAAACACATCAGAATTAACTATTTTGTGTTTTGAATTGTGCTTTTAAGCAAAAAAAAGCTTTTGTACTATTTATTTAATTTTCTTTACGTTCTAATAAAGCCATATAAAATCCGTCAAAACCAGATTCTGACGCTAATATTTTTTGGTCTTTGATGAAGTTGAATTGTTTACCGATTTCAGTTTTTAAGAATTTTTCAACTTGTTCTTGATTTTCAGAAGGTAAAATAGAACAGGTGGCATACACTAATTTCCCGCCTGGTTTTACAATTTTAGAATAACTTTCCAGAACTTCGGATTGTACTTTGCGAATGTTATCTATAAATTCTGGTTGCAATTTCCATTTCGCATCAGGATTTCTTTTTAAAACGCCTAATCCGCTACAAGGAGCGTCAATCAGAACTCTATCGGCTCTTTCATGTAATTTTTTGATCACTTTAGTCGAATCGATAATGCGGTATTCAATATTGAAAGCACCGTCTCTTTTGGCTCTTAATTTTAATTGCTTGAGTTTACTTTCGTATAAATCCATAGCAATCAATTGACCTTTGTTTTCCATCAAAGCGGCAATATGCAATGTTTTTCCGCCCGCACCAGCACAAGTATCTACGACACGCATTCCGGGTTTTACGTCAAGGAAAGCCGCAACCAATTGTGAATTGGCATCTTGAACTTCGAAGAAACCTTGTTTGAAAGCATCTGTTAGGAAAACATTAGCTCTTTCTTTCAAGACCAAAGCATCGGGTTGATCTTTCAAATATTCCGTTTCAATATTCAAGTCCATCAAGATGGCTCTTAATTGTTCTTTGGTCGTTTTTAAAGTGTTGGTTCTCAAAATTACTTTGGCTGGTTGGTTTTGAGCTGCAATTTCTTTTGCCCAAACTTTTTCGCCTAATTCTTTCACCCCCAATTCGTCCATCCAATCTGGGATTGACTCTTTTAAGGTTCTTATTTTTGAAAGTTCGTCAAAGCGTCCTTTTATTTTTCTTGCGGGAGTTCCTTCTAATTGGCGCCAATCTGGAATAGGGTAGCCTCTTAATACTGCCCAAACCGAAAATATTCTCCAAAGATTATCTCTATCAAATGGTTCTTTAACTTCGGCTATTTCTGTGTAAAGTCTTTTCCAACGTACTATTTCATAGATAGTTTCGGCAACAAATTTTCTGTCAGAACTTCCCCAGCGTTTGTCTTTTTTTAAAGAGCGTGCT from Flavobacterium eburneipallidum includes these protein-coding regions:
- a CDS encoding RsmB/NOP family class I SAM-dependent RNA methyltransferase; amino-acid sequence: MRLHRNLVYTTIDALNAIFNEGEYADKVVARSLKKDKRWGSSDRKFVAETIYEIVRWKRLYTEIAEVKEPFDRDNLWRIFSVWAVLRGYPIPDWRQLEGTPARKIKGRFDELSKIRTLKESIPDWMDELGVKELGEKVWAKEIAAQNQPAKVILRTNTLKTTKEQLRAILMDLNIETEYLKDQPDALVLKERANVFLTDAFKQGFFEVQDANSQLVAAFLDVKPGMRVVDTCAGAGGKTLHIAALMENKGQLIAMDLYESKLKQLKLRAKRDGAFNIEYRIIDSTKVIKKLHERADRVLIDAPCSGLGVLKRNPDAKWKLQPEFIDNIRKVQSEVLESYSKIVKPGGKLVYATCSILPSENQEQVEKFLKTEIGKQFNFIKDQKILASESGFDGFYMALLERKEN
- a CDS encoding AMP-dependent synthetase/ligase; translated protein: MTEITRLFDFPYYQLKHYNIPDALVTKYDGAWQKTSTEEYIAKANAVSRALLRMGILKDDKIALISTNNRTEWNIIDIGVLQTGAQTVPIYPTISENDYEYILNHSGACYCIVSDHEVLHKVNLIKQNLPNLKGVFSFDEIDGCQNWKELLLLGEDQSNQNQVEERKNSVKSEDLATIIYTSGTTGKPKGVMLSHKNIVSNVLDCTSRIPFEKGKSRAMSFLPICHIFERMIVYLYQYYGVSIYFGESIEKISDNIKEVKPTVMSCVPRLIEKVYDKIYAKGLELTGIKRKLFFWAVDLGLKYEPYRVNGFWYELQLKIARKLIFSKWREGLGGNLDLMVSGSAALQPRLARVFAAAEIPVMEGYGLTETSPVIAVNDTRNFGFKIGTVGKIIDNVEVKIAEDGEILCKGPNIMLGYFKDETLTNEALAGGYFHTGDIGEIDSEGFLKITDRKKEMFKTSGGKYISPQLLENAMKQSRFIEQIMVIGDGQKMPAAFIQPNFEFVREWQKKNKIEMDTTNEAISINPKVKERIKKEIDTINEKFGSWEKIKRFELTPDIWSINAGHLTPTLKLKRKVVMEKYTDLFHKIYDETAIQ